A single window of Granulicella mallensis MP5ACTX8 DNA harbors:
- a CDS encoding FAD binding domain-containing protein, producing MNPFAYQRVEAPDAALQAIAIHNAKFLGGGTNLVDLMKDGVESPSTLIDINHIGLNKVLVNANGATIGALVRNSDLANDPAIVAHYPLLSHALLSGASPQLRNMATTGGNLMQRTRCFYFMDTAFPACNKRVPGSGCAAIQGFNRIHAILGQTDEGATSAHTCIATNPSDMNVALAALDAKVEIQSAKDKRTLPLADFHRLPGTTPEVDTNLHPGELIVAVTLPPAKFAKNSWYLKVRDRQSYAFALVSVAAGLEMDGDTIKSAGLALGGVAHKPWRSPEAEHALAGKPATRETFQHAAELAVAGAKPYEHNAFKVELAKQSIVHALTQASKGAQA from the coding sequence ATGAATCCTTTCGCCTATCAACGTGTGGAAGCTCCCGACGCTGCTCTTCAGGCCATCGCTATTCATAACGCCAAATTTCTGGGCGGAGGCACCAACCTCGTCGACCTGATGAAAGATGGCGTCGAGTCCCCCTCTACGCTGATCGACATCAATCACATCGGCCTGAACAAGGTATTGGTCAATGCGAACGGAGCGACCATTGGCGCGCTGGTTCGCAACTCCGATCTGGCGAATGACCCCGCTATCGTCGCGCACTATCCCCTGCTCTCGCACGCGTTACTTTCGGGTGCGAGTCCGCAACTCCGCAACATGGCAACCACCGGCGGAAACCTGATGCAACGCACCCGCTGTTTCTACTTCATGGATACCGCCTTCCCCGCCTGCAATAAACGTGTGCCGGGCAGCGGCTGTGCAGCGATCCAGGGCTTCAACAGGATTCACGCCATCCTGGGCCAGACCGACGAAGGAGCAACCTCGGCCCATACCTGCATCGCCACGAACCCTTCCGATATGAACGTCGCGCTCGCCGCCCTGGATGCGAAGGTTGAGATTCAAAGCGCTAAAGATAAGCGAACGCTTCCCCTTGCCGACTTCCATCGACTGCCCGGAACAACTCCCGAAGTGGATACCAACCTCCATCCCGGAGAGCTAATCGTCGCTGTCACCTTGCCTCCGGCAAAGTTCGCGAAGAACTCCTGGTACCTCAAAGTTCGCGACCGTCAATCGTATGCATTTGCGCTGGTCTCCGTAGCCGCGGGGCTGGAGATGGACGGAGACACGATCAAATCTGCCGGCCTTGCGCTGGGCGGTGTGGCACATAAGCCCTGGCGTTCCCCGGAAGCCGAGCACGCCCTCGCCGGAAAACCCGCAACCAGAGAGACCTTCCAGCACGCTGCGGAACTCGCCGTTGCCGGAGCCAAGCCCTACGAACACAATGCCTTCAAGGTCGAGCTCGCCAAGCAGAGTATCGTCCATGCCCTTACACAAGCCAGCAAAGGAGCTCAAGCATGA
- a CDS encoding 2Fe-2S iron-sulfur cluster-binding protein: MPPCAEVADTPDTEELSTHNVELNDVERNDIELNRRQFLTVSGVLTAGIATGLPRVAAAQQPSPSAPQMFPLSLSINKQVHRVTVDTRTTLLDLLRENLELTGSKKGCDHGQCGACTVLLNGRRVNSCLTLAVAAQGSEVTTIEGLGDALHLSPVQEAFLEHDGFQCGYCTPGQICSATALLEEGKHGNLSRISFETGKTAQPELTDNEIRERMSGNICRCGAYPNIVAAVRSLTGMGGAA, translated from the coding sequence ATGCCGCCATGCGCTGAAGTCGCTGACACGCCGGATACAGAAGAGCTATCCACCCATAATGTTGAACTAAACGATGTTGAACGAAACGACATTGAACTAAATCGTCGCCAATTCCTAACTGTCTCCGGAGTATTGACTGCCGGTATCGCCACCGGGCTGCCGCGAGTCGCAGCGGCCCAGCAGCCGTCTCCGTCCGCGCCGCAGATGTTCCCCTTGAGCCTGTCGATCAACAAGCAGGTGCACCGGGTTACGGTCGATACCCGCACAACGCTGCTCGACCTGCTGCGCGAGAACCTGGAGCTTACCGGCAGCAAAAAGGGTTGCGATCACGGTCAATGCGGCGCCTGCACCGTGTTGTTGAATGGCCGCCGCGTCAATTCGTGCCTGACCCTGGCGGTCGCCGCACAAGGCTCAGAGGTAACGACGATCGAAGGCCTCGGCGACGCCCTGCATCTGAGCCCAGTACAGGAAGCCTTCCTGGAACACGATGGCTTTCAGTGCGGCTATTGCACTCCCGGACAGATCTGTTCGGCGACGGCACTGCTCGAAGAGGGCAAACACGGCAACCTCTCACGCATCAGCTTCGAGACAGGAAAAACTGCACAGCCAGAGCTTACCGACAACGAGATTCGCGAGCGCATGTCCGGCAACATCTGCCGTTGCGGCGCGTATCCAAACATCGTGGCAGCGGTACGCTCCCTTACCGGCATGGGAGGTGCTGCATGA
- a CDS encoding S10 family peptidase translates to MKLTDLRLSAALLGVALSLGSIAGAQETRPHRPAEAGADAKPASDNDANTLPIPPETTTISKHDWSAGGRTVHYTATAGNLLIKDDNDKANGSIFYVAYTEDGVPAKNRPITFLYNGGPGSATIWLHMGSVGPVRVVTESPKATGPAPFEWVQNQYSLIDKSDLVFIDAPLCGFSRAVGKGTAKDFAGVDQDIKAFEKFITRYITVNQRWGSPKFLFGESYGTPRSAALVAALNNDGIEFNGVVLLSSVLNYNVREPGYDVETKTYLPSYAAIAWHYNKVPHNGEMKDFVEQARKFSRGPYAEALEQGDRLPKAEFDAIAAKVASFTGLSVQYVKESKLRIAPTRFRKELLRDDEEILGRYDARFEGFDVDAAGENPGYDPSDTGISGVFVGAFHDYIQSELKYTSSEPYNLQGPGINQNWDWKHHPSGGARGGGEQSQPDTVIDLSDAMRKNPKLKVFSANGWFDLATPFFGTEHDIAQMMLPDTIRDNVSFGYYPAGHMVYLNVDALKEMHADLERWYPEAAKH, encoded by the coding sequence GTGAAGCTTACGGATCTACGTTTGTCCGCAGCGTTATTAGGGGTAGCATTGTCGCTTGGTTCTATCGCTGGAGCGCAGGAAACGCGCCCGCATCGTCCCGCTGAAGCTGGGGCGGACGCAAAACCGGCATCTGATAACGATGCCAACACTTTGCCCATTCCGCCCGAAACCACAACTATCAGCAAGCACGACTGGAGCGCGGGCGGTCGCACGGTTCACTACACCGCAACTGCCGGCAACCTGCTGATTAAAGACGACAATGACAAGGCCAACGGCAGCATCTTCTATGTGGCGTACACGGAAGATGGAGTTCCCGCGAAGAACCGCCCGATTACCTTCCTCTACAACGGCGGGCCGGGTTCCGCGACGATCTGGCTGCATATGGGCTCGGTGGGGCCTGTCCGCGTCGTCACCGAAAGCCCCAAGGCAACCGGTCCGGCGCCCTTCGAGTGGGTGCAGAACCAGTACAGCCTGATCGATAAGAGCGACCTGGTCTTCATCGATGCGCCGCTATGTGGTTTTTCGCGCGCCGTGGGTAAGGGAACTGCCAAGGATTTCGCGGGCGTAGACCAGGACATCAAGGCGTTTGAGAAGTTCATCACGCGCTATATCACCGTGAACCAGCGCTGGGGATCGCCCAAGTTTCTCTTTGGCGAAAGCTACGGCACGCCACGTTCAGCGGCGCTGGTCGCGGCGCTCAACAATGATGGCATCGAGTTCAATGGTGTCGTTCTGCTCTCGTCGGTTTTGAACTACAACGTTCGCGAACCGGGCTATGACGTTGAGACGAAGACCTATCTGCCCAGCTATGCGGCTATCGCCTGGCACTACAACAAGGTCCCGCACAATGGCGAGATGAAAGACTTCGTCGAGCAAGCTCGCAAGTTTTCACGCGGCCCTTATGCCGAAGCGCTGGAGCAGGGCGATCGTCTGCCCAAGGCGGAGTTCGATGCGATTGCGGCGAAGGTTGCCTCCTTCACCGGCCTCAGCGTGCAGTACGTCAAGGAGTCCAAGCTGCGCATCGCTCCGACGCGCTTCCGCAAGGAGTTGCTGCGCGACGATGAGGAGATCCTCGGCCGCTACGATGCTCGCTTTGAGGGCTTCGATGTCGATGCCGCCGGTGAGAACCCCGGTTACGATCCTTCGGACACAGGCATCAGCGGTGTCTTTGTAGGGGCCTTCCACGACTACATCCAGAGCGAGCTCAAGTACACGAGCTCAGAACCCTACAACCTGCAGGGGCCGGGGATCAATCAGAACTGGGACTGGAAGCATCATCCCTCCGGCGGCGCCCGTGGCGGCGGCGAACAGAGCCAGCCGGATACGGTTATCGATCTGAGCGATGCCATGCGCAAGAACCCGAAGCTGAAGGTCTTTTCTGCTAACGGCTGGTTCGATCTTGCTACACCATTCTTTGGCACGGAACACGATATCGCGCAGATGATGCTGCCTGACACGATTCGCGACAACGTGAGCTTCGGCTACTATCCGGCGGGTCACATGGTCTATTTGAATGTGGACGCGCTCAAAGAGATGCATGCCGATCTAGAACGCTGGTACCCAGAGGCTGCAAAGCACTAG
- a CDS encoding nuclear transport factor 2 family protein, producing MSIAIHVFAQSAEEQAVLTPIHAMFEGMSKRDAAAIKAPTLPGGTMVLMRDGKPAQMTFEAFAERVGKPGTTQIEERIHNPLIRIDNDLAVVWAPFDFLVDGKVDHCGTDLFNLVRVDGRWMIASVADTGTKNCSAK from the coding sequence ATGAGCATCGCCATCCACGTCTTTGCGCAATCGGCGGAGGAGCAAGCTGTGCTGACGCCGATCCATGCGATGTTTGAGGGCATGTCGAAACGAGATGCCGCGGCAATCAAAGCACCCACGCTACCGGGTGGCACGATGGTACTGATGCGCGACGGAAAACCCGCGCAGATGACCTTTGAAGCCTTCGCGGAGCGTGTAGGGAAACCCGGCACCACACAGATCGAAGAACGCATTCACAATCCACTGATCCGTATCGATAACGATCTCGCCGTGGTGTGGGCGCCATTCGACTTCCTGGTCGATGGAAAGGTTGATCACTGCGGAACAGACCTATTCAATCTGGTTCGTGTCGACGGAAGGTGGATGATCGCGAGCGTTGCCGATACCGGGACGAAGAACTGCTCAGCGAAATAA
- a CDS encoding tyrosinase family protein, with amino-acid sequence MSIYFETTRRDFLKTSLATVGTAALSRHLALAQAPAKYRRYNVTSNQGKQALYSYAKAIQAMLKLPPDHPQNWFRNAFIHLMDCPHGNWWFYVWHRGYLGYFEQTIRTMSGDPNFAMPYWDWSQLSQIPDTMFNDVLTPVASAFEPYTKDLDTFTAFIQPSLKNYWKGLSQAQIQQLNIRGYKTFDDMWNDVSGWTPTPMTGHLSHPGHFNPENTAFAPTKIARYLTLGNAQLSASVKKNVSKETVYSGLEPTNFATTYYQHIPIANPIKIGFNSSTTASHNTAPSQGTVFSTLEGLPHNSTHNYIGGGAGPGTPIPNGPWGNMTNNLSPVDPIFFLHHSNMDRLWDVWTRKQQALNLPYLPDSRQLPSYEKEPFLFYVDGNGKQVGPSIAREYINMSHFGYDYEPGFGEEIIGKRPLVLAAKQSAAPVKGLMKANTATLTLSAASIKTHLDSDTETSLFALVTVPRPTEKSPNREFDVLVGAPADATNVTPDSPYYAGKVAFFCGMMHMSGMTEDATFIVPLPKRKEAFANLSAAAGNVAVTIRAVPSGGGASVLRAVTVQSL; translated from the coding sequence ATGAGCATTTACTTTGAAACGACTCGCCGTGACTTCCTGAAGACCTCTCTCGCCACCGTCGGAACCGCCGCTCTCTCTCGGCATCTTGCCCTGGCCCAAGCCCCTGCAAAGTACCGCCGCTACAACGTCACCAGCAATCAAGGCAAGCAGGCTCTCTACAGCTATGCAAAGGCCATTCAGGCAATGTTGAAGCTGCCGCCGGATCATCCGCAAAATTGGTTTCGCAACGCCTTCATCCATCTAATGGATTGCCCGCACGGCAACTGGTGGTTTTACGTATGGCACCGCGGGTACTTAGGCTACTTTGAGCAGACGATCCGCACCATGAGCGGCGATCCAAACTTCGCCATGCCCTACTGGGATTGGAGCCAACTGTCGCAGATTCCGGACACGATGTTCAACGACGTGCTGACGCCGGTCGCCTCCGCCTTCGAGCCGTACACCAAGGACCTCGATACATTTACAGCTTTCATTCAGCCTTCCCTCAAGAACTACTGGAAGGGTCTCAGCCAGGCCCAGATCCAGCAGTTGAATATCCGCGGGTACAAGACCTTCGACGACATGTGGAACGATGTATCGGGTTGGACTCCGACCCCGATGACGGGACATCTATCACATCCGGGACACTTTAATCCTGAAAACACGGCCTTCGCGCCGACCAAGATTGCGCGTTATCTCACTCTCGGAAATGCTCAGCTGAGTGCCTCGGTCAAAAAGAACGTATCGAAGGAAACGGTCTACTCCGGACTTGAGCCAACGAACTTCGCCACGACCTACTACCAACATATCCCCATCGCAAACCCGATCAAGATCGGCTTCAACAGCTCCACGACAGCTTCGCACAACACGGCGCCAAGTCAAGGCACTGTCTTCTCCACCCTGGAAGGACTCCCTCACAACAGCACGCATAACTACATCGGCGGCGGCGCGGGACCGGGAACGCCCATCCCCAACGGACCCTGGGGCAATATGACCAACAACCTCTCCCCTGTCGATCCCATCTTTTTCCTGCACCACAGCAACATGGACCGGCTATGGGACGTGTGGACACGTAAGCAGCAGGCCCTCAACCTGCCCTATCTTCCCGATAGCCGGCAGCTCCCGTCTTACGAAAAGGAACCCTTCCTCTTTTACGTGGATGGCAACGGCAAGCAAGTCGGTCCTAGTATCGCGAGGGAGTACATCAATATGTCCCATTTCGGGTACGACTATGAACCGGGCTTCGGGGAAGAGATCATCGGGAAACGGCCCCTAGTCTTGGCCGCGAAGCAGTCAGCCGCGCCCGTGAAAGGATTGATGAAGGCAAACACCGCCACGCTGACACTCAGCGCCGCCTCGATCAAAACCCATCTGGACAGCGATACGGAAACATCCCTCTTCGCGCTGGTCACCGTGCCTCGTCCGACGGAGAAATCGCCCAATCGCGAGTTCGATGTACTGGTAGGCGCACCGGCGGACGCGACGAACGTCACCCCAGATAGTCCTTACTATGCCGGCAAGGTCGCCTTCTTCTGCGGCATGATGCATATGTCCGGAATGACCGAAGATGCGACCTTCATTGTTCCGCTGCCAAAGCGGAAGGAGGCCTTCGCCAATCTGAGCGCAGCGGCTGGGAATGTCGCAGTGACCATCCGGGCCGTGCCTTCTGGCGGAGGCGCCTCGGTGCTTCGTGCTGTAACCGTGCAATCGCTGTAG
- a CDS encoding multicopper oxidase family protein codes for MRLRILLLSMFSVLLCQPLLAQQSPQPFAAPPTLQEKALPGKTLSLAASQPKPGCNPSGDVTHNGNLVTLDLNVVKRPNKIYNPGTGSMDDVNLRSYGGCLTGPLLEINPGNTLRVFLHNQLEPPLPGAPECPDGGPNCFSIINLHFHGMHVSPAGNSDNVLLNIAPMTNFQYEVNVPEDHPAGTFWYHAHRHGSTALQVASGASGVLIVRGNRPYTGFTPGDIDTILHDANNKPFTEQVFLFQQIPYACFSDPPADQKIIKNLDGTWKCPAGDTGVVENFDKQLSSPTVWDNNGRFTSINGVVQPAITNVKAGEIQRWRLIHGGIHDTVNLQIVPMVSRGPAAALALRGIFSGTPAQQAKTIAEVCPITQPDSTKPVELVPQFEIASDGLTRTAIHPIGVAEKSVSGGIGSNFLQPGYRSDVLMVFPHPGTYCVLNQAATPEERANASIKGGPGGQGPNETQLLATVIVKAGITVPADQLTKYVEQILVRNNKNLPANALKGLADGDLTPWRGMPESGPASNASDPLQVAFYIGDLPTPPAEPTTPPGAFGFYINSKEYSPNRIDFTRQVGATEDWVLTSYGEPHIFHIHVNPFEVMDVTYKGKSIYGEHGECLVPPDSVGLVNQYCGMWHTFKDTVFVQNDYKVHIRTTYDRYIGEFVIHCHILDHEDGGMMTNIEIVPDLGAPGNGIGMPEMHHMNHNDQ; via the coding sequence ATGAGACTACGCATTTTGTTGTTGTCGATGTTTTCTGTGTTGCTGTGCCAGCCTCTCCTCGCACAGCAGAGCCCCCAACCCTTTGCAGCGCCACCAACGCTCCAGGAAAAAGCACTTCCGGGCAAGACTCTTTCTCTCGCCGCCTCACAACCTAAGCCGGGCTGTAATCCTTCCGGAGATGTTACTCACAACGGGAACCTCGTCACGCTCGATCTCAATGTGGTCAAGCGGCCCAACAAGATCTACAACCCCGGCACCGGATCCATGGATGATGTGAATCTTCGCTCCTACGGCGGATGCCTGACTGGGCCTCTGCTCGAAATAAACCCTGGCAACACGCTGCGTGTGTTTCTTCACAATCAACTGGAGCCGCCGCTACCCGGCGCACCTGAGTGCCCGGATGGCGGCCCGAACTGCTTCAGCATCATCAATCTTCACTTCCATGGCATGCACGTCTCGCCTGCGGGCAACAGCGATAACGTTCTGTTGAACATTGCTCCTATGACGAATTTCCAGTACGAGGTCAATGTGCCGGAGGACCATCCTGCCGGCACCTTCTGGTATCACGCACATCGTCATGGATCGACCGCTTTGCAGGTAGCGAGCGGAGCCTCCGGTGTACTGATCGTGCGCGGCAACCGGCCTTACACGGGCTTTACTCCCGGAGACATCGACACCATTCTGCACGACGCCAACAACAAGCCTTTTACAGAGCAGGTTTTTCTCTTCCAACAGATTCCCTATGCCTGCTTCAGCGATCCCCCAGCGGATCAGAAGATCATCAAAAATCTTGACGGTACCTGGAAGTGTCCTGCCGGAGACACCGGTGTGGTCGAAAACTTCGACAAGCAACTCTCTTCGCCCACGGTCTGGGACAACAACGGACGATTCACGAGTATTAACGGCGTCGTGCAACCTGCCATCACCAACGTTAAGGCAGGGGAGATACAGCGCTGGCGGCTTATCCACGGCGGCATTCACGACACGGTAAATCTGCAGATCGTTCCGATGGTATCGAGGGGACCTGCAGCCGCGCTGGCGCTACGTGGCATCTTCTCCGGAACGCCAGCGCAGCAGGCCAAGACCATCGCGGAAGTCTGTCCCATTACTCAGCCTGACTCAACCAAGCCTGTTGAGTTGGTCCCGCAGTTTGAGATTGCTTCGGATGGCCTGACGCGTACTGCCATTCATCCCATCGGCGTCGCTGAAAAGAGCGTTAGTGGAGGCATTGGCAGTAACTTCCTGCAACCGGGCTACCGCAGCGACGTGCTGATGGTCTTTCCGCACCCCGGCACCTACTGTGTCCTGAACCAGGCGGCAACTCCGGAAGAGCGTGCCAACGCCAGCATCAAGGGCGGTCCCGGTGGTCAGGGACCCAATGAAACACAGTTGCTCGCCACGGTCATTGTGAAGGCTGGAATCACGGTCCCCGCCGATCAACTCACTAAGTATGTCGAGCAGATCCTGGTCAGGAACAACAAAAATCTTCCCGCGAACGCGCTGAAAGGTCTGGCTGATGGCGACCTGACGCCCTGGCGCGGCATGCCGGAGTCCGGTCCAGCCTCTAATGCCTCCGATCCTCTGCAGGTCGCCTTCTATATCGGCGATCTTCCTACTCCTCCTGCCGAGCCCACCACCCCTCCGGGGGCTTTCGGCTTCTACATCAACTCCAAGGAATACAGCCCTAACCGCATCGACTTCACGCGTCAGGTGGGAGCTACCGAGGACTGGGTGCTCACTTCCTATGGCGAGCCCCATATCTTCCACATCCACGTCAATCCCTTCGAGGTCATGGACGTTACCTACAAGGGCAAGAGCATCTATGGAGAACACGGCGAATGCCTGGTTCCACCTGACAGCGTCGGTCTTGTAAATCAGTACTGCGGGATGTGGCACACCTTCAAAGACACAGTCTTCGTGCAGAACGACTACAAGGTCCATATCCGTACCACCTATGACCGCTATATCGGTGAGTTCGTCATCCACTGTCACATCCTGGATCACGAGGATGGGGGAATGATGACCAACATCGAGATCGTTCCCGACCTCGGCGCTCCAGGCAACGGCATAGGCATGCCCGAGATGCACCATATGAACCATAACGATCAGTAA
- a CDS encoding DJ-1/PfpI family protein, which yields MKLGILAYEGIDLLDVMGPYEMFSWVDKSKGLETLILSACGDMVTSGNGVRFHAHASFRETPKLDIVWVPGGVETALQEMLQDPDSHYFTYLRKVSAHAKWVCSVCEGAMLLARTGLLDRHRATTRWAFVRCLQEFRKIEVDTTHQRFVVSGNRLTGGGISAGLDEALKLITLLYDEATAEQVQVTTQYFPKPPVSGAIPPTPACMLTW from the coding sequence ATGAAGCTGGGAATCCTGGCCTATGAAGGTATCGATCTGCTCGATGTCATGGGCCCCTACGAGATGTTTAGCTGGGTCGACAAAAGCAAAGGCCTGGAGACCCTGATTCTCTCCGCCTGCGGAGACATGGTGACCTCGGGAAATGGCGTGCGGTTCCATGCCCACGCCAGCTTCCGGGAGACTCCGAAGTTGGATATCGTCTGGGTGCCGGGAGGCGTCGAGACGGCGCTCCAGGAGATGTTGCAGGATCCAGACTCACACTACTTCACGTATCTGCGCAAAGTATCGGCTCATGCGAAATGGGTTTGTTCCGTCTGTGAGGGGGCAATGCTGCTTGCTCGCACGGGTTTGCTCGACCGCCACAGAGCGACTACCCGCTGGGCGTTCGTGAGATGTCTACAGGAGTTTCGGAAGATTGAAGTCGATACAACTCACCAACGCTTTGTCGTGTCCGGAAATCGGCTGACAGGCGGTGGCATCTCTGCCGGACTGGATGAGGCGTTGAAGCTGATTACGCTGCTCTATGACGAAGCCACTGCGGAGCAGGTCCAGGTAACAACGCAGTACTTTCCCAAGCCTCCGGTCTCTGGGGCCATCCCACCGACGCCTGCCTGCATGTTGACGTGGTAA
- the ribB gene encoding 3,4-dihydroxy-2-butanone-4-phosphate synthase — MAEHGNGFVDVAEAVAELKAGRMIIVVDDEDRENEGDLTLAAEFCTPEAINFMAKFGRGLICLTLTEERADAMRLGPMTQDNTSRFGTAFTESIEAREGVTTGISAADRAHTIQVAISPTTTAHDLARPGHVFPLRARKGGVLVRAGQTEASVDLARMAGLIPAGVICEIMNEDGTMARVPDLIEFCRVHDLKMITVAEVIRYRLQHERYVKRVAEAMLPTAFGEFRMIAYESEVEGGESHVALVYGDVEEGTVDNPVLVRVHTHCLSGNIFAASLCDCRAVVEGSLRAIAEAGRGALVYLHHTQRGFGIDRTVQPGRLSFHREEGRSNEGPGDKEHRILRQVGLGGQILSDLGIKKIKLLSNHRTHVPALQGFGIEIVDQVSIPVETVKR; from the coding sequence ATGGCAGAACACGGCAATGGCTTTGTAGATGTAGCGGAAGCGGTAGCGGAGCTGAAAGCCGGACGGATGATCATCGTGGTCGACGACGAAGACCGCGAGAACGAGGGCGACCTGACCCTGGCAGCAGAGTTCTGCACGCCTGAGGCGATCAACTTCATGGCCAAGTTCGGCCGCGGCCTCATCTGCCTGACGCTGACCGAGGAGCGGGCCGATGCGATGCGGCTCGGGCCGATGACCCAGGACAATACCTCGCGCTTCGGAACGGCGTTCACCGAGTCCATTGAGGCGCGCGAAGGCGTGACGACGGGCATCTCCGCCGCCGACCGCGCTCACACCATTCAGGTGGCGATCAGCCCCACGACGACGGCCCATGATCTGGCGCGTCCCGGCCACGTCTTTCCGCTGCGCGCGCGCAAGGGTGGGGTTCTGGTTCGTGCAGGGCAGACCGAAGCTTCGGTCGACCTGGCGCGCATGGCCGGACTGATTCCGGCGGGCGTGATCTGCGAGATTATGAACGAAGACGGCACGATGGCTCGCGTGCCGGACCTGATCGAGTTCTGCCGCGTGCATGATCTCAAGATGATCACGGTTGCCGAGGTCATCCGTTACAGGCTGCAGCATGAGCGCTACGTGAAGCGCGTTGCGGAAGCTATGTTGCCCACTGCCTTTGGCGAGTTCCGCATGATCGCCTATGAGAGCGAAGTCGAGGGTGGGGAATCCCACGTGGCTCTCGTGTATGGCGACGTGGAAGAGGGAACCGTCGACAATCCCGTGCTGGTGCGCGTGCACACGCATTGCCTGTCGGGCAATATCTTTGCGGCCAGCCTGTGCGACTGCCGTGCGGTCGTCGAAGGTTCGCTACGGGCCATTGCCGAAGCCGGACGCGGGGCGCTGGTCTATCTGCATCACACGCAGCGCGGCTTCGGGATCGATCGCACCGTGCAGCCGGGGCGTCTGAGCTTCCATCGCGAAGAAGGCCGCAGCAACGAAGGGCCGGGCGACAAAGAGCACCGTATCCTGCGCCAGGTCGGTCTTGGCGGACAGATCCTCTCCGATCTTGGGATTAAGAAGATCAAGCTGTTGAGCAACCATCGCACGCATGTGCCGGCGTTGCAGGGGTTCGGCATCGAGATCGTAGACCAGGTGTCGATTCCGGTAGAGACGGTCAAGCGGTAA
- a CDS encoding HAD family hydrolase → MPQSKPTIHAVLFDFGMVLSGPPDPASWERLKRVFAADETTFHQAYWSHRDDYDRGTLTSRAYWQIVADDLHQPLSPEALAELVAADIGLWTQPNQEMIDWAASLQRAGIKTGILSNMPDAMEVGIVQTFAWVADFDHHTWSHRLLLAKPEPAIYHHAAEGLGLPPSEILFIDDRMENISAAEAVGMHAIQYTNHAAFVQTMNERGFGSLLDIL, encoded by the coding sequence ATGCCCCAGTCAAAACCAACGATCCACGCCGTCCTCTTCGACTTCGGAATGGTTCTCTCCGGCCCCCCGGACCCAGCCTCCTGGGAGCGCCTGAAGCGCGTCTTCGCCGCCGACGAAACGACCTTCCATCAGGCCTACTGGAGCCATCGCGACGACTACGATCGCGGCACACTGACCAGCCGGGCCTACTGGCAGATCGTCGCCGACGACTTGCATCAGCCTCTCAGCCCGGAGGCTTTGGCCGAACTGGTCGCAGCAGATATCGGCCTCTGGACGCAGCCGAACCAGGAGATGATCGACTGGGCTGCCAGCCTGCAGCGCGCGGGGATCAAGACCGGGATACTCTCCAACATGCCCGACGCGATGGAAGTGGGCATCGTACAGACCTTCGCCTGGGTCGCGGACTTCGACCACCATACCTGGTCCCACAGACTCCTGCTCGCGAAGCCGGAGCCTGCGATCTATCATCACGCAGCCGAAGGGCTCGGACTGCCCCCGTCGGAGATTCTATTCATCGACGATCGCATGGAAAATATCTCAGCGGCAGAGGCCGTGGGGATGCATGCCATCCAATACACAAACCATGCCGCGTTCGTTCAAACGATGAACGAGCGTGGATTCGGCTCGCTTTTGGATATTCTTTAA